Proteins from a single region of Clupea harengus unplaced genomic scaffold, Ch_v2.0.2, whole genome shotgun sequence:
- the LOC122129145 gene encoding major histocompatibility complex class I-related gene protein-like, whose protein sequence is FLAVDLKVESLEEQHSLHYVYTALSKPVSAPGIFEFTAIGILDDRKIDYYNSRDKVKIPQQAWMEEKLPAEYWNQGTLSRKSKEQWLKVNVNILMERMRHNNSDIHVLMWRVGCDVISMPDGSLKFVNGLYEFSYDGMDFLSFDVDSTLWLAPVTAAVATKQKWDTDPKQNSYIKHYVEKECVRWLNDLRRYRDENEKQTGYPPKINLFAKDAQSSDTYKLTCMATGLYSRNTEISILKSGWSVVKGYPYEFVPNDDGTYQIRLSVDAKKSEINDYGCEVNHGDQKTRLVAKWPKGEITLHGYAFQFTTGTLQIRVYLYHKENRIYGIFSTPSAIGLCVPYVLVVLGLVLLLVVLVIVGVICVKKGIIEFKFNRPGSGFMAPMCFTSQDFTYCVGLNFVSGGPFRRQRNDINIPGNGNATSADGSAGKNERGSLPGSTQTSVEIKPLLEGGPVAVKKNADSDSGNMTF, encoded by the exons TTCCTTGCTGTAGATTTGAAAGTTGAAAGTTTGGAAGAGCAGCATTCTCTGCACTATGTGTACACGGCCCTGTCAAAGCCAGTCTCTGCACCTGGAATCTTCGAATTTACTGCTATCGGCATACTGGACGACAGAAAGATTGATTACTATAACAGCAGAGACAAGGTCAAGATTCCTCAACAGGCCTGGATGGAAGAAAAGCTTCCAGCGGAATACTGGAACCAAGGCACCCTGTCACGCAAAAGCAAAGAGCAGTGGTTAAAAGTTAATGTAAACATTCTGATGGAACGCATGAGACACAACAACTCAG ATATTCATGTCCTTATGTGGAGAGTTGgttgtgatgtcatcagcatgCCAGACGGTTCTCTCAAGTTTGTCAACGGTTTGTACGAGTTCAGTTATGATGGCATGGATTTCCTTTCCTTTGATGTGGATTCAACACTGTGGTTGGCCCCTGTTACTGCAGCTGTAGCCACAAAACAAAAGTGGGACACTGATCCAAAACAAAACTCGTACATCAAGCACTAcgtggagaaagagtgtgtgcgttGGCTGAATGATCTCAGAAGATACAGGGACGAGAATGAAAAGCAGACAGGTT ATCCACCAAAGATTAATCTGTTTGCTAAAGATGCCCAATCTTCAGATACATACAAGTTGACCTGTATGGCCACAGGCCTCTACTCAAGAAACACTGAGATCAGCATCCTGAAGTCTGGCTGGTCTGTAGTGAAAGGTTACCCTTATGAATTCGTGCCCAATGATGATGGAACCTACCAGATCAGACTGAGTGTGGACGCAAAGAAATCAGAGATAAATGATTATGGATGTGAGGTGAATCACGGGGACCAAAAAACCAGACTTGTAGCCAAATGGCCCAAAGGTGAAATCACATTGCATGGCTATGCCTTTCAATTTACAACTGGAACTTTACAGATCAGAGTGTATTTGTACCACAAAGAAAACAGGATTT ATGGAATATTTTCTACTCCCTCCGCCATTGGACTGTGTGTGCCATATGTACTGGTGGTGCTGGgactggtgctgctgctggtggtgctggtgatCGTGGGGGTCATTTGTGTGAAAAAAGGCATTATTG AGTTTAAATTCAATCGCCCAGGTTCCG GGTTCATGGCTCCCATGTGCTTCACCAGCCAGGACTTCACATACTGTGTTGGATTGAACTTTGTGAGTGGCGGGCCATTCAGGAGGCAGCGAAATG ACATCAACATACCTGGAAATGGAAATGCAACCTCTGCAGATGGGTCAGCTGGAAAGAATGAACGTGGCTCACTGCCAGGATCAACACAGACTAGTGTGGAAATCAAGCCTCTACTGGAGGGAGGACCAG TTGCCGTGAAGAAAAACGCAGATTCTGACTCTGGTAATATGACTTTTTAG